The Flavobacterium galactosidilyticum nucleotide sequence TAGATTCTAAAAGAAGTGAGGCAATTTCGTATTTTAATTTAGATGACAATAAAAAGACGCTATTAATTCTTGGCGGAAGCTTAGGCTCTAGAAGAATTAATCAGTTAATCGAAAAAGAATTAGATTTTCTACTAGCGCTAGGAATACAAATTTTTTGGCAATGTGGGAACTTTTATATGGCGGAGTACAAACGTTTCTCTGATAAAGAAGACGTACAAGTAGTTTCGTTTATTGATAGAATGGATTTGATTTACGCAGCTGCTGATTTTGTCATTTCTCGTGCAGGAGCATCGTCAGTATCGGAATTGTGCTTAGTTGGAAAACCAACAATTTTTATCCCTTCTCCAAATGTGGCTGAAGATCATCAGACCAAGAATGGCAAAGCAATTGTAGATAAAAAAGGGGCATTGCTGATTAAAGAAAACGAATTAGACGAAAAATTTGAATCGGTTTTTAATACGTTAATACACGATGAAAATTTGCAGACTAATTTGAGTTTAAATATGAAGAAATTAGCAAAGCCAAATGCAACAAAAGATATCGTTGAAGAGATAATAAAATTAATAAAATAGTCAGTCAAGAATTCAGAAATCAACACTAATGTTGAAAATTGAAAGTCCCATTGAAATTTTAAATTTAAATTGTAAATGAATTTGAACCAAATAAATAACGTCTACTTTATAGGAATCGGAGGAATCGGGATGAGTAATCTTGCGCGCTATTTCAAGAACTTAGGAAAAAGAGTTGTTGGATACGACAAAACACCGTCTGCTCTTACTGATGAATTAATTGCAAGCGGAATTTCTATTCACTTTGAAGATGCTATTGATTTAATTCCTAACGATTTTTATGTCGAAAATACGTTAGTGGTCGTTACGCCTGCAGTTCCTATTACGCATTCAGAGTGGAACTATTTCACAGAGAGAAATTTTGAAATAAAAAAGAGATCGGAAGTTTTAGGATTAATTACTAAAGATACTTTTTGTTTTGCAGTAGCTGGAACGCATGGTAAAACAACAACATCGGGCATTTTAGGACACATTATGTACGAAAGTGGAGCTGATGTCACTGCGTTTATTGGTGGAATAGTAGAAAATTACAATTCG carries:
- the murG gene encoding undecaprenyldiphospho-muramoylpentapeptide beta-N-acetylglucosaminyltransferase is translated as MKPYKFILSGGGTGGHIYPAIAIANELKSRFPDAEFLFVGAKDKMEMQKVPQAGYAIEGLWIAGLQRRLTFDNAAFPIKLLISLWKSRNIIKKFKPDVVIGTGGFASGPLLQMANSLNIPTVIQEQNSFPGITNKLLSKKANKICVAYENLEHFFPKEKMILTGNPVRQDVLDIDSKRSEAISYFNLDDNKKTLLILGGSLGSRRINQLIEKELDFLLALGIQIFWQCGNFYMAEYKRFSDKEDVQVVSFIDRMDLIYAAADFVISRAGASSVSELCLVGKPTIFIPSPNVAEDHQTKNGKAIVDKKGALLIKENELDEKFESVFNTLIHDENLQTNLSLNMKKLAKPNATKDIVEEIIKLIK